The Lactuca sativa cultivar Salinas chromosome 2, Lsat_Salinas_v11, whole genome shotgun sequence genome includes a window with the following:
- the LOC128132071 gene encoding probable serine/threonine-protein kinase WNK11 — protein MAWNQVKLRSFGGDPSVLKRLFSEIKLLQTLENENIIVLYSFWRDTKSNTLNFITEACASGNLRDYRKKRRRVSLKALKNWSRQILRVKYEMRTLSQLHVSMGHSFVH, from the exons aTGGCATGGAACCAAGTAAAACTAAGAAGCTTCGGTGGAGATCCATCTGTTCTCAAGAGGCTCTTTTCAGAAATCAAACTGTTACAGACATTAGAGAATGAAAACATCATTGTTCTTTACAGTTTCTGGAGGGATACTAAAAGCAACACCTTGAACTTCATCACAGAGGCATGTGCTTCAGGTAATTTAAGGGATTACAGGAAGAAACGCAGACGGGTTTCATTGAAGGCATTGAAGAATTGGTCAAGACAGATTTTGAGAGTGAAATATGAAATGAGAACTTTATctcag CTACATGTTTCAATGGGTCACAGTTTCGTCCATTGA
- the LOC111913362 gene encoding thiosulfate sulfurtransferase 18, with translation MDTKSSSESEVVTIDVLKAKDFLRNSGYRYLDVRTEEEFKKGHVDFDGALNIPYMFNTPEGRVKNPKFMEQVLPVCNKDDHLIVGCQSGVRSVYATIDLLNTGFKHLYNMGGGYLAWVENGLPVAVGPMVQTKPDQVISSSKTGSELVQNKPDPVLSGPTG, from the exons atgGACACCAAATCCAG CTCAGAATCAGAAGTCGTCACCATTGATGTTCTAAAAGCTAAAGATTTTCTCCGTAACAGCGGCTACCGTTACCTTGACGTCAG GACTGAAGAAGAATTTAAGAAAGGGCATGTTGATTTTGATGGTGCTCTCAACATTCCTTACATGTTTAACACCCCTGAAG GTAGGGTGAAAAATCCCAAGTTCATGGAACAAGTGCTACCAGTGTGTAACAAGGATGATCATCTTATTGTG GGCTGCCAATCAGGAGTTCGATCTGTATATGCAACAATTGATCTTCTTAATACA ggATTCAAGCATTTATACAACATGGGAGGTGGATACCTTGCATGGGTAGAGAATGGGCTCCCTGTGGCTGTAGGCCCTATGGTCCAAACGAAGCCCGATCAGGTCATTTCCAGCTCGAAAACCGGATCGGAACTGGTTCAAAATAAGCCCGATCCGGTTCTTTCAGGTCCAACCGGTTAA
- the LOC111913361 gene encoding uncharacterized protein LOC111913361 has translation MPTSSRFRISSKNIFLTYPHCSLTKEEALSIIQNLNTPVNKKYIKICREAHENREPRLHVLIQFEGKYTCTNNRFFDLVSPTRSTHFHPNIQGGKSSSYVKSYIEKHGDTIDWGEFQMDGRSATTRGGQQSANDVYAEALNSGSKTAALEIIREKRPKDYYLRFHRLNANLDMIFQAPPAIYVSPFVSSTFNNVPEILQDWVEENVVSASGRPHRPMSIVVEGEARTGKTIWARSLGPHNYLCGHYDISPKTYNNDAWYNVIDNVDPRYLKHFKEFMGAKSDWQYNRRYGKPF, from the coding sequence ATGCCAACGAGTTCTCGTTTTCGCATTTcttctaaaaatatttttctaacaTATCCCCACTGCTCTCTTACAAAAGAGGAAGCTCTCTCAATTATTCAAAACCTAAATACCCCAGTAAACAAGAAATACATCAAGATTTGCAGAGAAGCTCATGAAAACAGGGAACCTCGTCTCCACGTGCTTATCCAATTCGAAGGGAAGTACACATGCACGAATAACAGATTCTTCGATCTTGTCTCTCCAACCAGGTCAACACATTTCCATCCAAACATACAGGGAGGTAAATCCAGCTCCTACGTGAAGTCGTATATCGAGAAGCACGGAGATACAATTGATTGGGGAGAATTCCAGATGGATGGAAGATCTGCAACTACAAGAGGGGGTCAACAATCGGCTAATGATGTTTACGCAGAAGCCCTAAATTCTGGGTCTAAAACAGCAGCCTTAGAGATAATTAGGGAAAAACGCCCAAAAGATTATTATTTACGTTTTCATAGATTAAATGCTAATTTGGATATGATATTCCAGGCTCCACCTGCAATATATGTTTCTCCTTTTGTATCCAGTACATTTAACAACGTACCGGAGATTCTTCAAGACTGGGTTGAAGAAAACGTTGTGAGTGCCTCTGGGAGGCCTCACCGACCTATGAGTATAGTTGTAGAAGGTGAGGCTAGAACTGGGAAAACAATATGGGCTAGATCATTAGGCCCACACAATTACTTATGCGGTCATTATGATATAAGCCCAAAAACGTACAACAATGATGCCTGGTACAACGTCATTGATAACGTTGATCCGCgttatttaaaacattttaaggaATTCATGGGGGCCAAAAGTGATTGGCAGTATAATAGAAGATACGGAAAGCCCTTTTAA